Part of the Etheostoma spectabile isolate EspeVRDwgs_2016 unplaced genomic scaffold, UIUC_Espe_1.0 scaffold00018528, whole genome shotgun sequence genome, CGGAAAGAATAAAAACTGACTAAttactttctttaaataaaaatgtacagtgctgctcatgagtataggaacccctgcttaagttaaaaaaatattttggaaattgatcttaatgcctttattaaaaaagaggaaaaatccaacctttaaagacaccaattttctttgttaatgaattatgtattgtaaataaatacatgtttttcctaaaaatactggatactatgcatcctgaagttcccttggcctttggaaattaaaataaccccatatcatcacattaCCTTTACCATGAGaatggcatggttttatttcagttagcctaatagtgGTCGGATTTGCATTGACAGATGATTTTATGTGAAGTACccaatgccaatctctatgtatagtgaagggtatgtaatgatgtggggggaggggatattttaattccaaaggccaaaggaactttatcaggatttatagtatcctgatctatgaaataactgaactggcctttaaaaataaacatactgtatgtctgcctctatagggtgtgtatacttatgccccctgtattttaaggaagaacatttatttatttacaatacattattcattcacatagAAAATTGTTGTCCTGTGTGGTTAGATTTTTCCTCATTCTTTAAGgcaataagatcaatttccaagcaatgattttttttttattcaacttaaGCAAAGGGTTCCTATACTCAGGAGCAGCGCTCTAACTACAATTTTGCTATTTTTAGTAATGGTCTTGTAGTAGTAGTTTCCTAATTTCATCTGTTAAGagataacattttgtttttgcatccaaCATCTATTCATCTTAAACAGATCAAATCATTTTCTGTATTTCCTCTCTTAACATGATGTACAAATCAGCTGCAGCAAGGGGATCTGCTGGAGCATCCCATCCTTTCTCCTCCATTAGGAGACAACACAGTTCAAAAACAGTTTCGTTACACGGAAACTGCCCTTTAGGAGTACACTCTTCCATACACAAAGTGACTTCCTCCATGGCAATTGGTTTCAGTCTATCCTCAGCACTGTGCAACTCTGGGAATGAGTACATCACAAATGGCCGACCCGACGCCACATCATCACTTGATCGTGGTCTGATTTTGTGTGAATTCCATGTGTTGACAACTTCATCAAGTTCATCCTGCAGAGaaataaacagtaaatacaGAATACAAACGTGATATAGTTGGTCTCAAACTATGCAACTGCTGCCTAAACTGAAACCTaggtttttttgcatttcatcaGCTAAGTCAACAGTGAACAGATACAGCATGCCCAACTAATCACTGTAAAACTAAGCAGCAAGAGAATTGCATTTTCACCAAAAAGCATGTGCACACAGAACGATGCTGCACTGATACCGCAATACTTCACAAATACTTTGTCATTGCATACAGTAACTGTATCCTAACAGGAGGCTCTGAATGAAAGTCTTGAATGTTCACTGTACATGAACAGAAAACTAGGAAGGGTCTAGtttctcaaaataaaagctcagtaAGTGTCTCTTTACAGGGTATAGTGAGTTTTACATCCAATATGAATACAAATTTCTTCCTTCGTATTTCTATGGCATTTTATTTCTACTTATATATAGGACTTGTATTATTTGCCATTCAGTTGTGTCAGCTACATGTTTCAACGGTCAAGTACTGCTAATGCAATTGAGCTGTCAGCTCCAGTTTTACATTTCAGCTTTCACCTTTTCAAACAATgcatgacaaaaagtttttatCTAAACAATACCGTTACATCTCTTTTCTAAGGCTTGATGTTGGAGGGTTGTGGCATTATTTTTGTGCCTGAATGGATTCCTCCTTCCTGGCTTTGCTCGGCTTTACTTTTCGACTCTCGCTTAGCCCCTTAAGTGAGAGTTTGAAAAGCGAAGCTGACCAAAGCCTGGAAACAGGGTTTTAACCGATGTAaccgttattattattactatgctCCATTTATTACTAACCCATTTCCGAAGAAGAGGAAAGATTATTACCTGAACAAGATTAAGGAAACAGAATTGGATGAGACTTTTGTCCAAAAAGTCTCCTGTGAAGTGGCCATCATCCTGAAAAGTTTGAAATAAGTTCATCCAGAACTGTGCACTTTGTTTGCGGAGGGTACCCCACCATCCCTCAATGCGCTGGTTTGCTGTGCTTCTTCCATAAAGGAAACTTCTCTCCCCTGCAAAACTGTCTGGGTGGTTGCGCCGCAAAAATATCTGCATTTCTTCAACACAACCATTTTCTGTTCCCCTGTCTGCACGAATCCTCTCTGGACAACCCCCTATGCTTGAAACTGTTTTGATGAAGTAACTTGCAACTACTTTAGGATCACTGTTAGTAGTATAGGCCTCCATCCATAACACATAGCGACTAAAGCCATCTATACAGCCATTGATGGCAATGCCATAGGGCTTTAACTTATCATAGCCATCCATATGCCAAAGCGCATTTGGACCTCTGCAGCTGTATTGGCGTCTTCTCAAGCGTCTGGCACGTCTTAATTCCACACCTTGTGGATCAACCAATTTGATGATGCGTCTGATGGTATCTTGTGATACAACATATCCCTGTTGAACTGCACGAAGGTGTAGCCAACGATAACCTTGCATCTGTCCATTGGTCATGATCTCATGTTGAACAAAAGCCAGCACTTCATCCAAGTTAGACTGGTTCTTCCTTCTGAACAGACCAAGTCTTCTACAAATTCTCTTCAAAGTCCGGACACttattactttttgattgtTGTGTGCTAAAATTGCAAGTATTTCTTTGTTACTGAAAGAAAGTCTGAAGTAGAGTTGATATATTCATCCAAATCTGACATAGGAGGCATTGTTGTGAGTAGCAACACTGATCAAATCCTATTGAGGGAAGGCTTTAACAGTAATTGAAGAGGGCAATTCGGTCTCCATAGGAGGGGATGTAATTTGCCAGTGCTGCATCATCCATGAGCCCGATGACGTCACTGTCAATCTGCAcagaagaacaaagaaaaagacaattatCTCCAAAGTGCACATTGCATAAAAAATAAGGTTAAGCCTCATAAAACTGACCCTTTTCAAAGTAGGCTTGTGTCAATCCAACTGAAAATTTTGACAACTAGACATGATTCAAAAGCAAATTGGtagtttaatgtattttaaggaGTAAAATACCTGTGCATATATATAAACTTGAAATCATACAAGGTCTGCCAGTAACTTTGTACACTCCTTGTCATAGTCCTTTATGTGCTTAATTTAACTTCTATTTGTTCACAGCCCAGTTTAATTGGTGGATGAATTAACTTGTGAGAATCCCAGATGTGTGGAAtacttgtttctaaagtgtttgtgtgtaacttTACAAACGAGAAAtagtttgaggtgtttgttgACTTTGCAACTCGATCACGGTGTGGAGACCGCGTTGTTAGCTTTGGCcactgttttatacagtctatggatgaACATTAAAAACCCTGTTAGCTGGGGACGAGTCTTCGTAGGGAAACATCGCCGAAATATTGGCCTTATCACCAGGAACAAATCGGCACTGGCCCTCATCATGTTAACGCGCATTTACTTATGAAGCATAGCAAATATATAATGACAAACTGAACGGAGCGTTGAGAGAACAAGCGTTAAGTCTCACGCTGTTATGTTCACTGGCTGGTTAGTTTTAGTCAGGCGCTAATGTTACTTTTTATGAGCATATATTAATTTCCCTCCCGATAATGCCTTTGTGAACAATAAATCCGTGTCTGGAAAAATCTAGCTAACGTTTGCAGCATGCTACGTGCTCAACTGTTAACGCTACAGCCGAGGTGTTGCTcatattaacgttagctagctagctaggtgatCAGTTAGTTTTAAGGATTCCTTCGGTGTAGACCGCTCAGGAAGCCTAATTATCACTGAGGCCGTCTAACTACTTtacaaaacactaaaaaacaGTGTCTCATCAACGGACGCTGGACGTAAGAAACACGCAGTATCAtaaaaacatgctaacgttGCTAGCTAACTTGCGTGTTCATTTCATATCTGCAGCATTTCCGTAGTTATTAAAAACACCAGGCACCACACCGCCATACATTAACTCCCTCCCGATATTACCTTTGTTAACAATAAATCCGTGGCTGGAATAATCTAGCAAACGTTTGCAGCATGCTATGTGCTCAACTGTCACAGCcgagatagctagctagctaggtgatCAGTTTGTTTTTAGGATTTTAGGATTCCTTCGGTGTAGACCGCTCAGGAAGCCTAATTATCACCGAGGCCGTCTAACTACATTACAAAACACTATAAAACCAGTGTCTCATCAACGGACGCTGGACGTCAGAAAAATGCAGTATTTTAAAAGCATGCTAACGTTGCTAGCTAACTTGCATGTGCATTTCATATTTGCAGCATTTCCGTAGTTTTTACAAAAACCAGGCACCACACCAAGTATAGTTATTTTTTACTCACCTTTTGTTCTTCCAGTAATGAAATTGCTTCATCTGGGACCCCTCGAACTCGCAAAAACTCACTTAAATCCGACATGGTCAGCATGTGGTTCTCCGGCTACATCATGCAAAGTGTGTTGGTCCCTTACAGGTACCCATACTTCTGACtttaagtcagaattctgactttaaagtcagaattctgagaaaaaagtcagaattctgagattaaagtcagaattctgagattaaagtcagaattctgacttttttctcagaattctgactttaatctcagaattctgagaaaagtcagaattctgacattaaagtcagaattctgagaaaaaagtcagaattctgagattaatctcagaattctgagattaaagtcagaattctgagaaaaagtcagaattctgagattaaagtcagaattctgagaaaaaagtcagaattctgatttaatctcagaattctgacttttttctcagaattctgagattaaagtcagaattctgagattaaagtcagaattctgacttttttctcagaattctgagattaaagtcagaattctgagaaaaaagtcagaattctgagaaaaaagtcagaattctgagataaagtcagaattctgagaaaaagtcagaattctgactttaatctcagaattctgactttttttctcagaattctgagattaaagtcagaattctgagaaaaagtcagaattctgacttaatctcagaattctgagaaaaaagtcagaactcacaaaaaaaatttcaccagtggccctaatcctcttccgtaattttgaatgtgttcactgttacagtaaaatatagttttttCAAATCTGTTGACCTACTTTATTCTATTGGTTGCTGTTAACTTCCCGTCCATCAGCTGTCGATGTGAGGGCAGAGGGGCGGGCCTTCGGCGGTGACGAGGAGAACGACCGTTATCCGTGATGATGAACAGAATCAGTTATCTTTACCGACGCTGATAAGCTGCGCTAACTGAACCGGACAGAAgtaaacattcatacattcatacatttccatatgtaaacatatgAAAATATGTCATATGTAACCATAGGAACAtacatatgtttgtgtgtgtgtgtgtgtgttaaaatcgttttacatccatacagtttgtaaaagttatgataccaacggctgttagcatcgttagcccgctagcatcgttagcatcgttagcagttagtgtagcacaagctaaagtccttgtggagggtaaccagacgtccccggtttccggaaACAGTCCccgttttggtgacctgtcccggaaatgtccccggtgttcatgtgactgacagacctaaataggaatgaaagaaagaaacctGACCAACTGacctaactggctctattagcctacaagctagcattagctgtagctaatagagccagttagtagttttttaagtgagtgagtgaaaccatagacagttaaagaagtggaccaacaggtcccgttgctctggacggagaccagtgaagtctattagaagctctttcccggtgatgctgcgcgttactgcgcagtctccaactgagcttgacgacgtaaaTGTGACCTGTGCAACCAGTCTGAAAGTTGTAGCGGTACGTacgtaattactgctaactaacatgctagttaacattaacataggcacaggctaattactgctaactaacatgctagttaaaattaacagacacaggctaattactgctaactaacatgctagttaacattaacataggcacaggctaattactgctaactaacatgctagttaaaattaacagacacaggctaattactgctaactaacatgctagttaaaattaacagacacaggctaattactgctattaacatgctagttaacattacataGGCACAggataattactgctaactaacatgctagttacattaaaatagcacaggctaattactgctactaacatgctagttaaaattaacagacacaggctaattactgctaactaacatgctagttaaaattaacagacacaggctaattactgctaattaacatgctagttaacattaacataggcacaggatAATTACTgctactaacatgctagttaacattaacataggcacaggctaattactgctaattaacatgctagttaacattaacatagacacaggccaattactgctaactaacatgctagttaaaattaacataaaaagacacaaaaatacagtaaatcaacATTGTATCGTCTTATAGTCTAAGACACGCGGGGGGGGGCAGAAGGTTACTTCCTGGTGTGAAGCAAAAGGTTTCTTTCTATATGTgagatgccagacttgacctaatcatttctttagagggggggggggcaataggGCTGTCCTGATCTACTCTTCACTGAGACAACAGATGATAATTAAACTGCTTGATATGGAGCATTCACcactgaattaaatcaaatcttctCAACCCGACTGCAGCATACTTTagcataaatacattgtttttaacttttcataacTCAACACTGTCACCAGGCttactgctaacgttagctaccgacAGTTACCTGGAATATCCAGCAATAGACCGAGCTTTAATGCGTTCCCTGAAATATAtcttaaataaacaaaacttgCTGATTTctatgtttctgaaatgtgatcATTTGAAGCTTTTCCGTGTCGTACGTTAGGGAAAGAGATATGAATCCCCATACTTGGTTTCTATTGAAATCAAGATTATTTAACAGGTTCCTCGTTGTCTCTTAGAAAgagttttcatttattaaagttaaaaacagctttaaatggattttttttgtgttttgttcttttactgtagaagaaacgctctggcttgtttgttttctttaaaccaatcagaatagtcgtgggcggggctaagctctggATGCAACGACTTTGGCTCTGCtacatagtctcaggaaggaactgttcaccctgatagaagaaacacatgtgcatgttgacagagagcagacacataacacacacaaacccaaacacacacacaccacacacacacacacactatttcaaTGTGCTGCATCCATGGCTTATCAGTCTGTGTAACATTACTTCGTCCTCAGCAATCCTGCTCCAATCActccaaaacatcccagttagatataagatggctaacgttaacatattctttggaatctttacagttattcccttaaagaagcgaccaggcctgccttgttgcaccatcaaaacgtctttctgaactttccattttcacacaggaacatctggagatgttctgctaaatgaagtgtggttggtccaggctactgtgcatgtacttgtagctccagttaataCTTTTtggccttacattttagtagttctttcagtctgaatgcaggagatacttgacactctggagtcctatggattggtccccttatcagccctttcattttctccattcaaaaagaaaattttgatatagtaaaacatggtcaactaggattcactcacacctcccattagttcttcaaACCCTTGTaatattatctctgcatgtccccccccccccctccttgggtctaccaaaagcaccttcagcagacggcaagctggcgaccaaaGCAGgaaaggaatgcaagaaggaggtggaagaggagtatgtggtggaggaggttttggagcgcagagtggtggagggaagagtgagtttctgctgaaatggaaggggttctcagagtagtatgagtctataatattaatacttggtgttcttggtccttatacactgtgtgtatatatatcattatcatataactcaatgcatttcttttattttcatgactatttacattgtagattatcactgaaggcatcaaaactatgaatgaacatatGTGGAATTatgaaagtgtgaaataactgaaaaatgtcttatattctagtttcttcaaagtaccccCCCCTTTACTGTGATTACTGCTTTTTttgctcttggcattctcttgaatggtagtcacctgaaatggtttcccaacagtcttgaaggagttcccagaatgctcagcacttgttggcccttttcccttcactctgcggtccagctctccccaaacaatctggattgggttcaggtccggtgactgtggaggcgcagcactccatcactctccttcttggtccaatagcccttacacagcctggaggtgtgtttgggtcattgtcctgttgaaaaataaatgatggtccaactaaacgcaaaccggatgggatggaatgtcgctgcaggatgctgtggtagccatgctggttcagtatgccttcaattttgaataaatccccaacagtgtcaccagcaaagcccctcacaccatcacacctcctcctccatgcttcacggtgggaaccaggcatgtagaacccaTCCGGACTCAttagaccaaagcccagatttccactggtctaatgtccattccttgtgtttcttggcccaaacaaatctattcTGCTTGTTGtgtctccttagcagtggtttcctagctactatttgaccatgaaggcctgattcagtctcctcttaacagttgttctagagatatgcctgctgctagaactctgtgtggtattcatctggtctctaatctgagctgctgttaacttgtgatttctgaggctggtgactcagatgaacttatcctcagcagcagtgatgactcttggtcttccattcctggggcggtcctcatgtgtgccagtttcgttgtagcgcttgatggttttagccgctgcacttggggacacattcaaattttCCGGAtcgactgaccttcatttcttaaagcaGTGATGGCCCCTCGTTTCTcttcacttagctgattggttcatgccataatatgaattgtaacagttgtccaatagggctgtcggctgtgtatcaacctgacttctgcacaacacaactgatggtcccaactccattaataaggcaagaaagtccactaattaaccctgaaaatgcccacctgtgaagtggaaaccatttcaggtgactacctcatgaaggtcattgagagaacaccaagggtttgcagcactatcaaaaaagcaaaggggggctactttgaagaactagaataaaagacatgttttcagttatttcacagttttttgttaagtacataatgccacatgtgttcattcatagttgtgaggccttcagtgataatctacaatgtaaatagtcatgaaaataaaggaaacgcattgaatgaggtgtgttcaaacttttaataataataataataatctacagcatagatttcagcattgtatcatgccctcaaaggatcaatggattgtctaaaaacaaagtgtgaggagatgttcttctgtctgcactcatctttccagtgaggagaacacatgggagccacaagacaacctggatcTGGACCTCATagccgagtacatgcagaaagacaaggagatggaggagaagaagaaggagggcaagaggaaaggtgttgggaaggaggaggtgagttaaggaaagagggtactccag contains:
- the LOC116680989 gene encoding uncharacterized protein LOC116680989, translating into MTNGQMQGYRWLHLRAVQQGYVVSQDTIRRIIKLVDPQGVELRRARRLRRRQYSCRGPNALWHMDGYDKLKPYGIAINGCIDGFSRYVLWMEAYTTNSDPKVVASYFIKTVSSIGGCPERIRADRGTENGCVEEMQIFLRRNHPDSFAGERSFLYGRSTANQRIEGWWGTLRKQSAQFWMNLFQTFQDDGHFTGDFLDKSLIQFCFLNLVQDELDEVVNTWNSHKIRPRSSDDVASGRPFVMYSFPELHSAEDRLKPIAMEEVTLCMEECTPKGQFPCNETVFELCCLLMEEKGWDAPADPLAAADLYIMLREEIQKMI